From the Calditrichota bacterium genome, one window contains:
- the xdh gene encoding selenium-dependent xanthine dehydrogenase, whose protein sequence is MITFTLNNEPRTYDGDEARSLMSYLREVEGLTSVKNGCDGQAACGACMVEMNGRPTLSCVTPMRKVNGASIFTLEGFPPQVKETLARAFVKKGAVQCGFCTPGILTCTKILLQENPNPTETDIRKALRLNFCRCTGYQKIVEAIQLGSEALRKKEPIELETSGRVGTRHPKYEAYQRALGQAPFVDDLRFEGMVYGALKFSDYPRARVLKIDTSVAEQIRGVLRIFTAKDIPGNRMVGLIVNDWPLMIAEGEVTHYVGDVLAGVVAETDAIARKAAAAIRVDYEVLEPLTDMLKAEASSVRVHEGGNLLETTVIRRGGRADEAIRASDFIVTGTYETQRIEHAYLETEAAVARPWKRDGIEVFSEGQGVYEDRRQIARILGLPEEKINVNLVPNGGGFGGKEDLTVQGHAALFAAYLKKPVKVRLTRDESMRMHPKRHPIHMEYTVGANRDGKLTVVKARMIGDTGAYASVGMKVLERAAGHAAGAYHVPVVDVIAKTVYTNNIPCGAMRGFGDNQATFALESAIDELCEKAGFDRWQFRYDNALVKGSMTTTGQVLEGGVGVRETLLAVREKFYQARYAGLACAIKNTGIGNGAPDFSEVKIEIQSENHVVLHHGWTEMGQGVNTVAVQMFCEATGIDPNWVEVKVSTQYEARSGMTTASRATSLVGNAILDAVKGLKQDLKNHSLNELVGRVYSGQWVCDWTTAPGDPGEVKTHYSYSYATQLVVLNERGEIDTIYAAHDAGRIINPTLFEGQIEGAVHMGLGYALSEDFPMEGGFPVTTRLNRLGILKAADMPRVVVIGVEVADPVGPYGAKGVGEIGLVATAPAVANAFYQFDGVRRRTLPMMRKTLKSEKRKSK, encoded by the coding sequence CCTGAACAATGAACCCAGAACCTACGACGGGGACGAAGCCCGTTCCCTCATGAGCTATTTACGGGAAGTGGAGGGCTTGACATCGGTCAAAAATGGATGCGACGGCCAGGCGGCGTGCGGGGCGTGTATGGTCGAGATGAACGGCCGCCCCACGCTTTCGTGCGTCACCCCCATGAGAAAGGTCAACGGAGCCTCCATTTTTACCCTTGAAGGGTTTCCCCCTCAGGTGAAAGAGACCCTGGCCCGTGCCTTCGTGAAAAAGGGCGCCGTACAGTGCGGTTTTTGCACACCCGGCATTTTAACCTGCACGAAAATTCTTCTGCAGGAAAATCCCAATCCGACGGAAACAGACATCCGAAAGGCCCTGCGGTTGAATTTCTGCCGCTGCACGGGCTACCAGAAGATCGTCGAGGCCATTCAACTGGGGAGCGAAGCCCTGCGCAAAAAGGAACCGATTGAGCTGGAAACCTCCGGCCGCGTAGGAACCCGGCACCCCAAGTACGAGGCCTACCAGCGTGCCCTCGGACAGGCGCCTTTTGTGGACGATCTGCGGTTCGAGGGCATGGTGTACGGGGCGCTGAAATTCAGCGACTATCCCCGGGCGCGGGTGCTGAAAATCGACACTTCTGTTGCGGAGCAAATCAGAGGCGTGCTTCGCATCTTTACGGCAAAGGACATTCCCGGCAACCGAATGGTTGGTTTAATTGTCAATGACTGGCCGCTGATGATTGCCGAGGGGGAAGTGACCCACTATGTCGGGGATGTTTTGGCAGGCGTGGTGGCCGAAACGGACGCCATCGCCCGGAAGGCTGCCGCAGCCATTCGGGTGGATTACGAGGTGTTGGAGCCCCTGACGGATATGCTTAAGGCAGAAGCCAGTTCCGTTCGCGTGCATGAAGGGGGCAATCTTCTGGAAACAACCGTCATTCGGCGGGGAGGCCGCGCGGACGAGGCGATCCGTGCCTCCGATTTTATAGTAACCGGCACCTACGAAACCCAGCGGATAGAACATGCCTATCTGGAAACGGAGGCGGCGGTTGCGCGTCCCTGGAAAAGGGACGGAATAGAGGTGTTTTCGGAGGGCCAGGGGGTGTACGAAGACCGCCGGCAGATTGCCCGGATTCTTGGATTACCGGAGGAAAAAATCAATGTGAATCTGGTGCCGAATGGGGGTGGTTTTGGGGGCAAAGAGGACCTCACGGTTCAGGGACATGCAGCGTTGTTCGCGGCCTATTTAAAAAAACCGGTCAAGGTCCGCCTGACGCGCGACGAGTCCATGCGGATGCACCCCAAACGACATCCCATTCACATGGAATACACGGTGGGGGCCAACCGGGACGGCAAGCTCACGGTGGTCAAAGCGCGTATGATTGGTGACACGGGTGCGTACGCCTCGGTCGGTATGAAGGTGCTGGAACGGGCCGCCGGGCACGCCGCAGGTGCGTACCATGTGCCGGTAGTGGATGTGATTGCCAAAACCGTGTACACCAACAACATCCCCTGCGGAGCTATGCGGGGATTCGGGGATAATCAGGCGACGTTTGCGCTGGAAAGTGCCATCGATGAGCTGTGCGAGAAGGCGGGATTCGACCGCTGGCAATTTCGGTACGACAATGCGCTGGTGAAAGGCTCGATGACCACCACCGGACAGGTGCTGGAAGGCGGGGTGGGCGTGCGTGAGACGCTGCTGGCCGTCAGGGAAAAATTTTATCAGGCCCGGTATGCCGGTCTGGCCTGCGCGATTAAAAACACCGGCATCGGCAACGGCGCACCCGATTTCAGCGAGGTGAAGATTGAAATTCAATCGGAAAATCACGTCGTGCTGCATCACGGCTGGACGGAAATGGGGCAGGGTGTGAACACCGTAGCAGTGCAGATGTTTTGCGAAGCGACCGGGATTGATCCCAATTGGGTGGAGGTGAAGGTGTCCACCCAGTACGAAGCCCGTTCCGGAATGACCACCGCCAGCCGGGCTACCTCGCTGGTGGGCAATGCCATTTTGGATGCCGTCAAAGGTTTAAAGCAGGATTTGAAAAATCACTCCTTAAATGAGTTAGTGGGAAGGGTGTACTCGGGACAATGGGTGTGTGACTGGACAACCGCTCCCGGGGACCCGGGCGAGGTAAAAACCCACTACTCCTACAGCTACGCCACACAGTTGGTCGTGCTGAACGAACGAGGAGAAATTGACACCATTTACGCCGCCCATGACGCCGGACGAATTATTAACCCCACGTTATTTGAAGGACAGATTGAGGGCGCCGTGCACATGGGATTGGGGTATGCCCTTTCGGAAGATTTTCCGATGGAGGGCGGATTCCCGGTCACCACGCGGCTCAACCGTCTGGGGATTCTAAAGGCGGCTGACATGCCGCGGGTAGTGGTGATTGGGGTGGAAGTGGCCGACCCCGTTGGTCCGTACGGCGCAAAAGGTGTGGGAGAAATTGGTCTGGTAGCCACGGCCCCCGCCGTGGCGAATGCGTTCTACCAGTTTGACGGCGTTCGGCGGCGAACATTACCGATGATGAGAAAAACCCTCAAATCTGAAAAAAGAAAATCCAAATAA
- a CDS encoding amidohydrolase family protein, protein MALYLKNAVFIDWQSLAFRRTHIRVEEGDSGGISFFSEWPGTGRLKQNDHVLDCTGKWVTKSFGNAHHHVYSALARGMPAPPKAPSNFFEILKFVWWRLDKALDRDMIEASALATAVACAKNGVTFVVDHHASPFAVEGSLETIAGAFDRVGVAHLLCYELSDRDGDAVREQGLAETESYLKSGRQGLVGLHASFTVGEALLRQAVELAQRLDSGIHVHVAEDAIDPEWTLREIGKRVLERFHEAGVLAFSKTLLVHGLYLNERERRLFRESPAFLVENVESNLNNNVGLFRSQGLGDRLLLGTDGMHSDMLRSAKAAYFIGQREGLSPAQIYARFRNIHTYLQQNGFSGDGENNLVVLNYDTPTEMNAENVLSHFVYGIESRHVESVIAAGKLIYHQGEILTVDEKEVLQFAREQARRLWEKLRG, encoded by the coding sequence ATGGCTCTTTATTTGAAAAATGCCGTGTTTATTGATTGGCAGAGCTTAGCATTTCGCCGGACGCACATTCGTGTGGAGGAGGGTGATTCGGGAGGAATTTCGTTTTTCTCTGAATGGCCCGGTACCGGGCGGTTGAAGCAGAATGATCACGTTCTGGACTGCACGGGTAAGTGGGTCACGAAATCCTTTGGCAATGCCCATCACCATGTGTATTCGGCTCTGGCACGCGGGATGCCTGCGCCGCCCAAAGCACCGTCCAATTTTTTTGAGATTCTCAAATTCGTCTGGTGGCGCCTGGACAAGGCCCTGGATCGGGATATGATCGAGGCCAGTGCGCTGGCGACGGCGGTTGCCTGTGCGAAGAACGGGGTCACATTTGTGGTGGATCACCATGCCTCGCCTTTCGCGGTGGAAGGTTCACTGGAAACCATCGCCGGGGCCTTTGACCGCGTGGGGGTGGCGCATTTGCTCTGCTACGAGCTGTCCGACCGCGACGGCGATGCCGTGCGGGAGCAGGGACTGGCTGAAACCGAATCCTATTTGAAATCCGGTCGTCAGGGGCTGGTGGGGCTGCACGCCTCGTTCACGGTGGGAGAAGCACTCCTGCGGCAGGCCGTTGAACTGGCGCAGCGACTGGATTCCGGGATTCACGTGCATGTGGCAGAAGATGCCATCGACCCGGAATGGACGCTGCGGGAGATCGGAAAACGGGTGCTGGAGCGTTTCCACGAGGCCGGCGTGCTGGCCTTTTCAAAAACACTTCTGGTGCACGGGCTCTATTTGAACGAGCGCGAAAGACGACTTTTTCGCGAGTCCCCGGCTTTTTTGGTGGAAAATGTGGAAAGCAATCTCAATAACAATGTGGGACTTTTTCGCTCCCAGGGACTGGGGGACCGCCTCCTTTTGGGCACGGACGGTATGCACAGCGACATGCTGCGAAGCGCCAAAGCCGCCTATTTTATCGGCCAGCGGGAAGGCCTTTCGCCTGCGCAGATTTACGCCCGGTTTCGGAATATCCACACATACCTGCAGCAGAATGGGTTTTCAGGGGATGGGGAGAACAACCTGGTTGTGCTGAATTACGATACGCCCACGGAAATGAATGCGGAGAATGTGTTGTCCCATTTTGTGTACGGGATCGAATCCCGGCACGTGGAAAGTGTCATTGCGGCCGGGAAGTTGATTTACCACCAGGGGGAAATCCTGACGGTGGATGAGAAAGAGGTCCTGCAGTTTGCCAGGGAGCAGGCCCGGAGGCTTTGGGAGAAGTTGAGGGGTTAG
- a CDS encoding endonuclease domain-containing protein, with translation MARNKIIPYDPKLRQIARKLRKQGTLGEIFLWRRIRGKQIRGYEFHRQVPLDRYIVDFYCHELMLAIEIDGGSHFYKVDQDQERQVRLERLGVHFLRFTEMEVRKNIEDALNVIDAWIAEYERNSA, from the coding sequence ATGGCGAGGAATAAGATTATTCCCTATGATCCCAAACTAAGGCAGATAGCTCGAAAATTAAGAAAGCAGGGGACATTGGGGGAAATTTTCTTGTGGCGACGAATCCGAGGGAAACAAATTCGGGGTTATGAATTTCACAGGCAGGTTCCACTTGACAGGTACATTGTGGATTTTTATTGCCACGAGCTAATGTTGGCTATTGAGATTGACGGAGGTAGCCATTTTTACAAAGTGGACCAAGACCAGGAACGACAAGTTCGTCTTGAGAGATTGGGAGTACATTTTCTTCGGTTCACGGAAATGGAGGTTAGGAAAAATATTGAGGATGCTTTGAATGTGATTGATGCGTGGATTGCTGAGTACGAGCGAAATTCAGCGTGA
- a CDS encoding pyridoxal-phosphate dependent enzyme: MEKTGKIVNEAVLQKTVQRCRERGIIIPTYKQMRNPELIPEKIKEKLKNIGLWDLNPLNLFRITWKNEPVAFGGGFDGVNFLELPSELTGVKARIFMLIGKFFPTGSHKVGATFGPLVEKLVTGRFDPTRQKALWPSTGNYCRGGAYDSYLLGCDSIAILPEGMSKERFEWLEKVGAEIFATPGCESNVKEIYDKAKELLAERGDEVVNLNQFSEIGNPLWHYAVTGPAMEEVFLQEKTETNRMSAVFLTQGSAGTLGSAEYLREKFPLIKVGAGEALQCPTLLYNGYGGHRIEGIGDKHVPWVHNLKNTDMVVDIDDETTIRLMRLFNEPAGREYLKKQSIPEELVNKLDLLGISSIANLVGSIKMARYYEMNENDVIFTVATDSMEMYQSRLVEERQRLGAYTETAAAVDYEGRLMEIKTDAMLELSYYDRKRMHNLKYFTWVEQQGKTVEELNAQWYDENYWKSQWAKVDEWDEEIEKFNERTGLLNNL, translated from the coding sequence ATGGAAAAAACAGGCAAAATTGTAAACGAAGCGGTGCTGCAAAAGACCGTGCAGCGATGCCGCGAACGGGGAATCATTATTCCCACATACAAGCAAATGCGGAACCCGGAGCTGATTCCGGAAAAAATCAAAGAAAAGCTGAAGAACATCGGACTGTGGGATTTAAATCCTCTCAATCTGTTTCGCATTACCTGGAAAAATGAGCCGGTTGCTTTCGGAGGCGGATTTGACGGGGTTAATTTTCTGGAATTGCCATCGGAACTGACAGGCGTCAAGGCCCGGATCTTCATGCTTATTGGCAAGTTTTTTCCCACGGGCTCCCACAAAGTGGGGGCAACATTTGGGCCGCTGGTGGAAAAACTGGTCACAGGGCGATTTGATCCCACGCGGCAGAAGGCGCTCTGGCCGTCTACAGGCAACTATTGCCGGGGTGGGGCGTACGATTCTTACCTGTTGGGGTGCGATTCCATTGCCATTTTGCCGGAAGGCATGTCCAAAGAGCGGTTTGAGTGGCTGGAAAAAGTGGGGGCAGAAATCTTTGCGACGCCCGGCTGCGAAAGCAACGTGAAGGAAATTTACGACAAGGCCAAAGAGCTGTTGGCCGAGCGCGGGGACGAGGTGGTCAACCTCAACCAATTCAGCGAGATCGGCAATCCGCTCTGGCACTACGCCGTCACGGGGCCTGCGATGGAAGAGGTTTTTCTCCAGGAAAAAACCGAAACAAACCGAATGAGTGCGGTCTTTCTTACGCAAGGCTCTGCCGGTACGTTGGGGAGTGCAGAGTACCTCCGGGAAAAGTTCCCGCTAATCAAAGTTGGAGCCGGGGAAGCGCTTCAATGTCCTACCTTATTGTACAATGGGTACGGTGGCCATCGGATTGAAGGTATCGGCGACAAGCACGTGCCCTGGGTGCACAATCTCAAAAATACGGACATGGTGGTGGACATCGATGATGAAACCACCATACGGCTTATGCGGTTGTTTAATGAGCCGGCCGGCCGGGAATATCTGAAAAAACAGAGTATTCCGGAAGAACTGGTAAACAAACTGGATTTACTTGGGATTTCTTCCATTGCCAATCTGGTGGGGTCGATTAAGATGGCCAGGTACTACGAAATGAACGAAAACGACGTTATCTTTACGGTAGCGACCGATTCAATGGAAATGTACCAGTCCCGGCTTGTGGAAGAGCGGCAGCGCCTGGGTGCATATACCGAGACGGCGGCCGCCGTGGATTATGAAGGTCGCTTAATGGAAATCAAGACCGATGCCATGCTTGAACTTTCCTATTACGACCGAAAACGCATGCACAACCTGAAGTACTTTACCTGGGTGGAACAGCAGGGGAAGACCGTGGAAGAGCTCAACGCCCAGTGGTATGACGAAAATTACTGGAAGAGCCAGTGGGCCAAAGTGGACGAATGGGATGAAGAAATTGAAAAATTCAATGAACGGACAGGACTTCTAAATAACCTGTAG
- a CDS encoding inorganic phosphate transporter codes for MAMNIGGNDVANAMGTSVGSKALTFKQAVLVAAIFEFAGSVLVGSHVTNTIRKGIVDPAHFMADPRLLMLGMLAALLSAAFFLQLATAFGLPVSTTHSIVGAVVGFSIIARGFSSVDWSKFAQIFLSWIISPFAGATIAFLTFTLVRLKILDKEHPDREAKRYAPFLIFMVITILVLSFIFKGLKNLRLDLPFLEALFYSVIVALIVALLSALLLRKFTRKKQTQMEFVEGIFKYLQIMTACYVAFAHGANDVANAIGPLAAIISIIKTNSVIMKVNVPLWVLTFGGAGIVLGLALFGMNVIKTVGEKITEITPSRGFSAEFGAATTVLVFSRLGVPISTTHTLVGAVIGVGFARGIGSLNMLVIRDIVASWFITLPATAVISVVVFEILKLIF; via the coding sequence ATGGCAATGAATATCGGCGGCAACGATGTGGCAAATGCAATGGGCACTTCTGTTGGGTCCAAAGCGCTTACGTTTAAACAGGCTGTTTTGGTCGCCGCTATTTTTGAATTTGCAGGATCGGTTCTGGTCGGTTCTCACGTCACCAACACCATTCGTAAGGGGATTGTTGACCCTGCACACTTTATGGCCGATCCCCGGCTTTTGATGCTCGGTATGCTGGCAGCGCTTCTTTCCGCTGCCTTTTTTTTGCAGCTTGCGACGGCTTTTGGCCTGCCGGTTTCAACCACACATTCCATTGTGGGCGCTGTTGTCGGATTCTCCATTATTGCCAGGGGATTCTCATCCGTTGATTGGTCAAAATTTGCTCAAATCTTCCTGAGCTGGATTATTTCTCCCTTTGCCGGCGCCACTATTGCATTTCTGACGTTTACTCTGGTGCGACTCAAAATACTTGACAAGGAACACCCCGACAGAGAAGCCAAGAGATATGCCCCCTTTCTTATTTTTATGGTCATCACTATTTTGGTGCTTTCTTTTATTTTTAAAGGATTGAAAAATCTGCGATTGGATCTGCCCTTCCTTGAAGCCCTGTTTTATTCAGTCATAGTGGCACTGATTGTTGCCCTGTTGAGTGCCCTTTTGCTTCGTAAATTTACGCGGAAAAAGCAGACACAAATGGAATTTGTCGAAGGAATTTTCAAATATTTGCAAATTATGACCGCCTGTTACGTGGCGTTTGCACACGGGGCAAATGACGTGGCCAATGCCATTGGGCCTCTGGCTGCCATTATTTCCATTATTAAAACAAACTCGGTCATTATGAAAGTGAATGTTCCGTTGTGGGTTCTCACATTTGGAGGAGCCGGCATTGTGCTGGGGCTGGCCCTTTTTGGTATGAATGTGATTAAAACCGTGGGAGAAAAAATTACGGAAATCACCCCTTCCCGCGGATTTTCGGCTGAGTTTGGAGCGGCCACAACGGTTCTTGTTTTTTCACGATTGGGAGTTCCGATTTCGACCACACACACCTTGGTTGGAGCGGTTATTGGCGTTGGGTTTGCCCGTGGTATTGGCTCCCTTAATATGCTGGTTATTCGTGACATTGTGGCTTCCTGGTTCATCACGCTCCCGGCCACGGCTGTCATTTCCGTTGTTGTGTTTGAAATCCTAAAACTTATTTTTTAG
- a CDS encoding TIGR00153 family protein: protein MKIVAKLFGKSPFLPLQEHMNLVRECAHKVPELFVALKAKDYEKFDQLVKDISELEHRADLKKNDIRSHLPKTTFLPVARGDLLDILSIQDSISDTAEDVGVLLSMKRLDFPTEIENEFNEFIQKVTQTLNKSWEIIDQIDELLEYTFSGPEADKVCAIIDEVCYLEHEADQSQMKMLQSLFNQEDKFSKGEFILYLKAFEKVADISNYSEKLANRIRTLLLTD, encoded by the coding sequence ATGAAAATTGTTGCAAAGCTTTTTGGAAAATCTCCCTTTCTACCCTTACAAGAGCACATGAATCTTGTGAGAGAATGCGCCCACAAGGTGCCTGAATTGTTCGTTGCTCTCAAAGCCAAGGATTATGAAAAATTTGACCAACTCGTCAAAGACATTTCAGAATTGGAACATCGGGCCGACCTGAAAAAGAATGATATCCGGAGCCATTTGCCCAAGACCACGTTTTTGCCTGTGGCCCGCGGCGATTTATTGGATATTCTGAGCATTCAGGACAGCATATCCGATACAGCCGAGGATGTGGGTGTTCTTTTGAGCATGAAACGACTGGACTTTCCAACCGAAATCGAAAATGAGTTTAATGAATTCATCCAAAAGGTCACACAAACCCTTAACAAGTCCTGGGAGATTATTGATCAAATCGACGAGCTGCTGGAGTACACTTTCTCCGGGCCGGAAGCCGACAAAGTTTGTGCCATTATTGATGAAGTTTGTTACCTGGAGCATGAGGCCGACCAGTCGCAAATGAAAATGCTGCAAAGCCTTTTTAATCAGGAAGATAAGTTCTCAAAAGGAGAATTTATTCTCTATCTGAAGGCCTTTGAAAAAGTAGCTGACATTTCAAATTATTCTGAAAAATTGGCCAATCGCATACGGACACTTTTGTTGACAGACTAA
- a CDS encoding S9 family peptidase gives MRRLLKAGLLILVPILAFAQTQKRPMTFQDIFRFKRVSSPVQSPDGKWIVFQASESDWKQNKRISHIYRVEISTKKTTQLTFSREGEWAAKFSPDGRWISFLSSRNRSTQIFLMPANGGEAWQLTHHSTGIRQYAWAVNGKTLYFLAADSLSKNEKAQKAARGNAYYVDHNVKPVHLWSIDLASKKESPCIDGHFSIRSFALSPDNSQIAFIAAPSALRDDDIHNEIYRFTFRQNKIEQLTRNGAIERSVYWTPDGKNLVFISDSNEKLETYYEESIFYLPLKTLKPVDLLPKFPYQVFQLFWDGKKQSTLYFSANTGTDVQLFQLDLKNRHWKKRTSHRGVLSNLNYNRKTSHLAFVFSDPSHPGEVFFSNLHKWNPIQLSRINTLQDSLLLPEYQTIHWKSTDGWTVEGLLIKPIHFKKGRSYPLITQIHGGPESSVKNAFSTSWGYYPAIWAAHGYLVFQPNYRGSTGYGDACMRAIIGHYFEKDWDDIMTGVDYLVKQGLAHPDSLGIMGWSAGGHETNWTITHTNRFKAASSGAGGANWFSFYAQTDMHYIREIWFNSSPYDNTELWLKKSPVMYVKRAQTPTLIFCGEKDKRVPFPQSLEMYRGLKRNGCPVEMVAFPGSGHGPHELKQQLYKMKKEFAWFESHIRNRVIPVD, from the coding sequence ATGCGAAGACTATTGAAAGCCGGACTCCTAATCCTGGTGCCGATACTGGCCTTTGCCCAGACACAAAAGCGCCCCATGACGTTTCAGGATATTTTTAGATTTAAACGCGTGTCTTCTCCCGTGCAGTCCCCCGATGGAAAATGGATTGTATTTCAGGCGTCGGAATCGGATTGGAAACAGAATAAACGTATCTCTCACATTTATCGTGTCGAAATCTCCACAAAGAAAACAACCCAGCTGACGTTTAGCCGCGAGGGAGAATGGGCGGCAAAATTTTCACCCGACGGCCGGTGGATTTCATTTCTCAGCAGCCGCAACCGGTCCACCCAGATATTTCTCATGCCGGCAAATGGCGGCGAAGCCTGGCAGCTGACCCACCATTCCACCGGAATCCGGCAATATGCGTGGGCTGTGAATGGGAAAACCCTCTATTTTCTGGCCGCCGATTCACTCAGTAAAAATGAAAAGGCTCAAAAGGCCGCACGTGGAAATGCCTATTATGTGGATCACAATGTAAAGCCCGTGCACTTATGGTCAATTGATCTGGCTTCGAAAAAGGAATCTCCATGCATCGACGGACATTTCTCGATCCGGTCATTTGCTCTTTCACCGGATAATTCTCAGATTGCCTTTATCGCCGCACCTTCGGCCTTGCGGGATGACGATATTCATAATGAAATTTACCGGTTCACTTTTCGGCAGAATAAAATCGAACAGCTCACCCGCAACGGTGCCATCGAGCGGTCCGTTTACTGGACGCCGGATGGGAAGAATCTCGTTTTCATTTCGGATTCCAACGAAAAACTGGAAACCTATTATGAGGAATCCATTTTCTATCTTCCCCTGAAAACCCTAAAACCGGTGGATTTGCTTCCGAAATTTCCCTATCAGGTTTTCCAGTTATTTTGGGACGGGAAGAAACAATCGACCCTTTATTTTTCAGCCAATACGGGTACGGATGTTCAGCTTTTTCAATTGGATTTAAAAAATCGCCACTGGAAAAAACGGACCTCTCATCGCGGTGTTCTTTCAAATCTAAATTACAATCGAAAAACGTCCCATTTGGCCTTTGTCTTTTCCGATCCCTCTCATCCGGGCGAAGTTTTTTTCAGTAATCTTCATAAATGGAATCCGATCCAGCTGTCGCGTATAAATACCCTGCAAGACAGCCTTCTTCTTCCGGAATACCAAACCATTCATTGGAAATCAACCGACGGCTGGACGGTAGAAGGCCTGCTGATTAAACCGATCCATTTTAAAAAGGGCCGGTCGTATCCTCTGATCACACAAATTCACGGTGGTCCTGAATCTTCCGTAAAAAATGCCTTTTCAACAAGCTGGGGGTATTACCCGGCCATCTGGGCGGCTCACGGCTACCTGGTTTTTCAGCCCAACTACCGGGGAAGCACGGGCTACGGAGATGCCTGCATGCGGGCCATTATCGGACACTATTTCGAGAAAGATTGGGACGACATTATGACCGGTGTGGATTATCTGGTTAAACAGGGCCTGGCACACCCTGACAGCCTCGGCATCATGGGGTGGAGTGCCGGCGGTCATGAGACCAATTGGACCATTACTCATACGAACCGGTTTAAGGCCGCATCATCCGGTGCGGGCGGTGCCAATTGGTTTTCATTTTATGCCCAGACCGACATGCACTACATTCGTGAAATCTGGTTCAACAGCAGTCCATATGACAACACCGAACTCTGGCTGAAAAAATCTCCTGTGATGTACGTCAAACGCGCTCAGACCCCCACCCTGATTTTTTGCGGAGAAAAAGACAAGCGGGTTCCCTTTCCTCAAAGTCTCGAGATGTACCGGGGGTTGAAACGCAATGGCTGCCCTGTTGAAATGGTTGCTTTTCCGGGTTCCGGGCACGGGCCTCACGAATTAAAACAACAACTCTATAAAATGAAAAAGGAGTTTGCCTGGTTTGAATCGCACATCCGGAATCGAGTGATCCCTGTAGACTAA
- a CDS encoding MATE family efflux transporter: MDTSENISPLLKLSVHRAIFKLAVPSMGSMLFITLFELVDIFWVGHLGKSALAAISGSSFIIWALYALAELAASGSLALISREFGVLNFKKASYYANQAIWLVILFAIPLTILTYLFRYSLIGFLDLEPAVAAQAESYLRIVFLSMLIIYLVSLFDSFFRAAGDTLTPMVILIVFVILNGILDPFFIFGWWIFPRMELEGAAIATVIARVLGAIIAFYFLKRKHFRLTLLVRPLASVLWKIIKIGFPVALGGFTFSVVYVFLAKILSHFGSVPLAALGVGHRIEGIVYFVCLGFSFSIQTLVGQNLGARRLNEAEKAVWWTLLYASVSVVIFLLFYIFIPDKLMGIFTSDSDVIREGAAYLRIISVFEIFLAWELVFEGAFSGAGDTVPPMSISILFTLARVPLAYYLAIRLGWGTPGVWWAIAVSTGIKGGLMAGWFKRGRWRLKRI; the protein is encoded by the coding sequence ATGGATACGTCTGAAAACATTTCGCCGCTGTTAAAATTAAGCGTTCACCGGGCCATATTTAAATTGGCCGTTCCCTCCATGGGCTCCATGCTTTTTATTACGCTTTTTGAACTGGTGGACATCTTTTGGGTGGGACATCTGGGAAAATCGGCATTGGCAGCAATCAGTGGAAGCAGTTTCATTATTTGGGCTCTTTACGCCCTGGCGGAATTGGCGGCCTCCGGTTCTTTGGCTTTGATTTCACGGGAATTTGGGGTTCTTAATTTCAAAAAGGCTTCCTACTATGCCAATCAGGCCATTTGGCTGGTTATCCTGTTTGCGATTCCACTAACGATTCTGACGTATTTGTTTCGGTATTCACTGATTGGTTTCCTGGATTTGGAACCGGCGGTTGCGGCGCAGGCCGAAAGCTATTTACGGATTGTCTTTCTTTCCATGCTGATTATCTATTTGGTGTCTTTGTTTGATTCGTTTTTTCGTGCGGCCGGCGACACCCTTACCCCTATGGTGATTTTGATTGTGTTTGTGATCCTGAACGGTATTCTGGATCCGTTTTTTATCTTCGGCTGGTGGATTTTTCCCCGGATGGAATTGGAGGGAGCGGCGATTGCAACCGTGATTGCCCGCGTCCTTGGTGCCATTATTGCGTTTTATTTCTTGAAAAGGAAGCATTTTCGCCTGACCTTGCTGGTGAGGCCGCTGGCTTCTGTTTTGTGGAAAATCATTAAAATCGGGTTTCCCGTTGCACTTGGGGGATTTACATTTAGTGTCGTGTATGTATTCCTTGCAAAAATTCTTTCTCATTTTGGAAGCGTCCCTTTGGCGGCTTTGGGAGTGGGCCACCGCATTGAGGGAATCGTTTATTTTGTCTGCCTGGGATTTTCGTTCTCCATTCAAACGCTGGTGGGGCAAAATCTGGGTGCCCGCCGATTGAACGAAGCTGAAAAAGCCGTGTGGTGGACCTTACTGTATGCCTCTGTTTCGGTGGTGATTTTTCTGCTTTTTTACATTTTTATTCCCGATAAGCTCATGGGCATTTTCACGTCTGATTCTGACGTTATTCGTGAAGGTGCCGCGTACCTGCGCATTATTTCGGTTTTTGAGATTTTCCTGGCCTGGGAATTGGTTTTTGAAGGTGCCTTTAGCGGGGCCGGCGATACGGTGCCGCCCATGTCAATTTCCATCCTGTTTACGCTTGCGCGTGTACCGCTGGCTTATTATCTGGCCATTCGTTTGGGATGGGGAACCCCTGGCGTCTGGTGGGCGATTGCCGTTTCCACAGGGATCAAAGGGGGGCTTATGGCGGGGTGGTTTAAAAGAGGCCGCTGGAGACTGAAGCGAATTTAA